Proteins from one Anaerobranca californiensis DSM 14826 genomic window:
- a CDS encoding Asp23/Gls24 family envelope stress response protein, which yields MENTFIMNQGNGVVRIADEVVSIIAGIAATEIEGVAGMSGGITHGIAEMLGKKNLSKGVKVNVGESEATIDLFVVLDYGVRIPDVTRAIQEAVKQNVETMTGLTVLEVNVFVQGIKLQGTGDKEKDEIKLK from the coding sequence ATGGAAAATACATTTATAATGAATCAAGGAAATGGTGTTGTTCGAATTGCCGATGAGGTAGTATCTATAATAGCTGGGATTGCTGCTACTGAAATAGAAGGGGTTGCAGGAATGAGTGGCGGTATCACCCATGGAATAGCAGAAATGTTAGGAAAGAAAAACCTTTCTAAAGGAGTAAAGGTTAATGTAGGGGAATCAGAAGCTACCATTGATTTATTCGTCGTTTTAGATTATGGTGTGAGAATTCCTGATGTAACAAGGGCTATACAAGAAGCGGTTAAGCAAAATGTGGAGACAATGACTGGCCTTACAGTGCTAGAAGTTAATGTCTTTGTACAAGGGATAAAACTTCAAGGAACCGGTGATAAAGAAAAAGATGAAATTAAGTTGAAGTAA
- a CDS encoding SpoIIIAH-like family protein, with amino-acid sequence MVKFITIIVKEYRPHFIIGSLLLLLVIGMIVLRSFGGFSIVKEEINTEDEEVFLQDPDTDDNWNLERGEEFFVEYRLERERIRSREIDILQGLINNPNSTPESKREAEQKLMQIQKIMEQELAVENSLVAMGYKYAILFYQNGNANIVVNAQALTREEKARIAEIVSKIIGVERYQVFITEKGN; translated from the coding sequence GTGGTAAAATTTATAACTATTATAGTGAAGGAATATAGACCTCATTTTATTATAGGCTCATTATTGCTATTATTAGTTATCGGTATGATAGTGCTCAGGAGTTTTGGAGGGTTTAGTATCGTTAAAGAGGAAATCAATACAGAAGATGAAGAGGTATTTTTACAAGATCCAGATACCGATGACAATTGGAATTTAGAACGGGGAGAAGAGTTTTTTGTGGAGTATCGCCTAGAAAGGGAAAGGATTAGAAGCAGGGAAATTGATATTTTACAAGGGTTAATCAATAATCCCAATTCTACCCCTGAATCTAAAAGGGAAGCAGAGCAAAAACTGATGCAAATTCAAAAAATAATGGAACAGGAATTGGCGGTGGAAAATTCTTTAGTGGCTATGGGGTATAAATATGCAATATTATTTTATCAAAATGGCAATGCTAATATTGTGGTCAATGCACAAGCTTTAACTAGAGAAGAAAAGGCGAGGATTGCGGAAATAGTTTCTAAAATTATTGGGGTAGAAAGATATCAAGTATTTATTACTGAAAAAGGGAATTAA